Proteins from one Mesorhizobium sp. M9A.F.Ca.ET.002.03.1.2 genomic window:
- a CDS encoding cytochrome c peroxidase — MSRLSRLLALLAMAVLAGCGKPAFSDAEKKTIASLALSALPPLKTDTTNRFADLPAAAALGSTLFFDVGMSGDGMVSCSTCHRIDRQFQDDLPRAVGVGRTNRRTMPLAGVAHDPWFFWDGRRDSLWAQALAPLENPLEQAGNRAAFAHYIKARFGERYERIFGPLPDLSKVPANASPLGNAAEKAAWNAMPAAQAEGVNRVFTNIGKAIAAFERSIAPPRTRFDRFAAALATGIQPQGDDAFSPEEILGLKLFIGKANCVTCHTGPRFTDSGFHNTGVPPVANLPPDRGRVDAVRQVEADPFNCFGAFRDGDAGACGELRFMVKAGPELIRAYKTPSLRGAATRAPYMHAGQFSSLDEVVAHYSKAPASVEGVSEVHPLQLSDRERAALVAFLKTLAD; from the coding sequence ATGAGCCGCCTTTCGCGTCTTCTCGCGCTGCTGGCGATGGCCGTGCTCGCCGGCTGCGGCAAGCCGGCGTTTTCCGATGCCGAGAAGAAGACCATCGCCTCGCTGGCGCTGTCGGCGCTGCCACCGCTGAAGACCGACACCACCAACCGCTTCGCCGATTTGCCGGCCGCCGCCGCCCTTGGCTCGACGCTGTTCTTCGACGTCGGGATGAGCGGCGACGGCATGGTTTCCTGCTCGACCTGCCACAGAATAGACCGGCAGTTCCAGGACGACCTGCCGCGGGCGGTCGGCGTCGGACGCACCAACCGGCGCACGATGCCGCTGGCCGGCGTCGCGCATGATCCATGGTTCTTCTGGGACGGGCGGCGCGACAGTCTTTGGGCGCAGGCGCTGGCGCCGCTGGAAAATCCGCTGGAGCAGGCCGGCAACCGCGCCGCCTTCGCGCACTATATCAAGGCGCGCTTCGGCGAGCGCTACGAGCGCATCTTCGGGCCGCTGCCCGACCTTTCCAAGGTGCCGGCCAACGCCAGCCCGCTCGGCAACGCTGCCGAGAAGGCGGCGTGGAACGCCATGCCCGCTGCGCAGGCCGAGGGCGTCAATCGCGTCTTCACCAATATCGGCAAGGCGATCGCCGCATTTGAGCGGTCGATCGCGCCGCCGCGGACGCGCTTCGACCGGTTCGCTGCCGCCTTGGCTACCGGTATACAGCCGCAAGGTGACGATGCCTTTTCGCCTGAGGAAATCCTCGGGCTGAAGCTGTTCATCGGCAAGGCCAATTGCGTGACCTGCCATACCGGGCCGCGTTTCACCGACAGCGGCTTTCACAATACCGGCGTGCCGCCGGTTGCGAATTTGCCGCCGGACCGCGGCCGCGTCGACGCGGTACGCCAAGTCGAGGCCGATCCGTTCAACTGTTTCGGCGCCTTTCGCGATGGCGACGCCGGCGCCTGTGGCGAGCTGCGCTTCATGGTCAAGGCGGGACCGGAGCTGATCCGCGCCTACAAGACGCCGTCGCTGCGGGGTGCGGCCACCCGCGCGCCCTACATGCATGCCGGGCAGTTCTCGTCGCTCGACGAGGTGGTGGCGCATTACTCGAAGGCGCCGGCAAGTGTCGAGGGCGTGTCCGAGGTCCACCCGCTGCAGCTTTCAGACCGCGAACGCGCGGCTCTGGTGGCGTTCCTGAAGACACTGGCGGATTGA
- a CDS encoding FixH family protein — protein sequence MASLWRYVLAGLGLAALLAGILAAVYLTVPQAPQRAGSEIARSKKTTNGLFVASFEPERGVIRQGELQSWLLTLKTVAGAPVEGAAITISGGMPQHRHGLPTSPQATDYLGDGCYRIDGVKFTMSGLWQLHFAISAAAGSDTVVFNVLL from the coding sequence TTGGCATCGTTATGGCGTTATGTTCTGGCAGGTCTTGGTCTGGCTGCCTTGCTGGCTGGCATTCTTGCCGCCGTCTATCTGACCGTGCCGCAAGCGCCGCAGCGTGCCGGCTCCGAGATTGCCCGCTCGAAAAAGACGACGAACGGGTTGTTCGTAGCCAGTTTCGAGCCGGAGCGGGGCGTTATCCGGCAAGGCGAGCTGCAATCCTGGCTGCTGACCCTCAAGACAGTTGCGGGAGCCCCGGTGGAGGGCGCCGCGATCACGATTTCCGGCGGCATGCCGCAGCACAGGCACGGTCTGCCGACCAGCCCGCAAGCGACCGATTATCTCGGCGACGGGTGCTATCGCATCGACGGGGTGAAATTCACGATGAGCGGATTGTGGCAATTGCATTTCGCCATTTCCGCGGCGGCCGGATCCGACACGGTCGTCTTCAACGTGCTGCTGTGA
- the putA gene encoding bifunctional proline dehydrogenase/L-glutamate gamma-semialdehyde dehydrogenase PutA: MPALDAIRQQIRANYLPDEDEAVKRLAEATELSGKDRKAISARAADLVRAVRGSSDPRLMEVFLSAYGLSTKEGVALMCLAEALLRVPDTETMDDLIADKIAPHDWSAHSGGSSSIFVNASTWALMLTGRVLDEGEGGIEGTLRAMVRRLGEPVIRKAVAAAMREMGEQFVLGRTIAEAVKRGRQMTQKGYLYSFDMLGEAARTEADALRYLKAYADAISSLDAGANGPDIRQNHGISVKLSALHPRYEVAQKEKMLPVMAERLLSLALAARHSRMGLNVDAEEADRLDLSLDVIERVLAEPELAGWNGFGVVVQAYGPRAAFTIDWLHALAKKYDRTIMVRLVKGAYWDTEIKRAQTLGLDGYPVFTRKANTDVSYLACAKKLLSMTDRIYPQFATHNAHTVAAILSMATNRDSFEFQRLHGMGEALHETVRRAEGTRCRIYAPVGAHSDLLAYLVRRLLENGANSSFVHQLTDEEVEPEEIARDPLETVEKQGPAANPAIAQPSAIFGAGRRNSKGFDITDTVTLASIETARAAFAGPDRWHAKPITRAAGYGKQCPVVNPAKPDEVVGTVTEATAKQVATAVRIAVEAQPAWAKRAVAERAAILNRAADLYEANAVEFFALATREAGKSLADGVAEVREAVDFLRYYAAEAANAEPGTQARGAIACISPWNFPLAIFTGQIAAALVTGNSVIAKPAEQTPLIAFRAVELLREAGVPEDVIQLLPGDGPSVGGPLTADPRIAGVCFTGSTEVAKLIEKQLAETAAPDAMLIAETGGLNAMIVDSTALPEQAVRDILASAFQSAGQRCSALRVLYVQKDVEKKMLEMLKGAMEALSVGDPWQISTDVGPVIDGEAQKSIRDYCTRMGLQGRLIAKLEAPKNGRFVAPHVFRVKGIEDMEREVFGPVLHVAAFDADDVDAVIAAINRKGYGLTFGLHTRIEGRAQHFVDGIHAGNIYVNRNQIGAVVGSQPFGGEGLSGTGPKAGGPHYLRRFRKGPEAGSPILDGRKVTATELADNLPDPALGDWSTRADRVAVLRKHLRGKGAAAVGAAAGIDFGQVDLPGPTGEANTLSLSPRGRVLCLGPDADTLLAQAIQALAAGNAVLAVAPGAPAALSALTGKGLPLAAIDGRPDPVEARSLRVDVVAFSGTPEAARIVRKVIADRAGPIVPLVSEVLNPAAYAHERAVCVDTTAAGGNASLLAAA; the protein is encoded by the coding sequence ATGCCAGCGCTCGATGCCATCCGCCAGCAGATCCGCGCCAATTATTTGCCCGACGAAGACGAGGCCGTGAAGCGGCTGGCCGAGGCGACGGAGCTTTCGGGGAAAGACCGAAAGGCGATCTCGGCCCGCGCCGCCGATCTGGTGCGCGCGGTGCGCGGCTCGTCCGATCCGCGGCTGATGGAAGTCTTCCTGTCCGCCTATGGCCTGTCCACCAAGGAGGGCGTGGCGCTGATGTGCCTTGCCGAGGCGCTGTTGCGGGTGCCCGACACCGAGACGATGGACGACCTCATCGCCGACAAGATCGCGCCGCACGACTGGTCGGCGCATTCGGGCGGCTCGAGCTCGATTTTCGTCAATGCGTCGACCTGGGCGCTGATGCTGACCGGCCGGGTGCTCGACGAAGGCGAGGGCGGCATCGAAGGCACGCTGCGCGCCATGGTGCGCCGGTTGGGCGAGCCGGTCATCCGCAAGGCGGTCGCCGCAGCGATGCGCGAAATGGGCGAGCAGTTCGTGCTCGGCCGCACCATCGCCGAGGCCGTCAAGCGCGGCCGGCAGATGACCCAGAAGGGCTATCTCTATTCCTTCGACATGCTGGGCGAGGCGGCCCGCACGGAGGCCGACGCCTTGCGCTATCTCAAGGCCTACGCCGACGCCATTTCCTCGCTCGATGCCGGCGCCAACGGTCCCGACATCCGCCAGAACCATGGCATCTCGGTCAAGCTGTCGGCGCTGCATCCGCGTTACGAAGTGGCGCAGAAGGAAAAGATGCTGCCTGTCATGGCCGAGCGGCTTTTGTCGCTGGCGCTGGCGGCGCGCCATTCGCGCATGGGCCTCAACGTCGACGCCGAGGAGGCCGACCGTCTCGACCTGTCGCTCGACGTCATCGAACGGGTGCTGGCCGAGCCGGAGCTTGCCGGCTGGAACGGTTTTGGCGTCGTCGTCCAGGCCTATGGCCCGCGCGCTGCCTTCACCATCGACTGGCTCCATGCGCTGGCGAAGAAATATGACCGCACCATCATGGTGCGGCTGGTCAAGGGCGCCTATTGGGACACCGAGATCAAGCGGGCGCAGACGCTTGGGCTCGACGGCTATCCGGTCTTCACCCGCAAGGCCAACACTGATGTCTCCTACCTGGCCTGCGCGAAGAAGCTTTTGTCGATGACCGACCGCATCTATCCGCAATTCGCCACCCACAACGCCCACACGGTCGCCGCGATCCTGTCGATGGCGACGAACCGTGACTCCTTCGAGTTCCAGCGCCTGCACGGCATGGGCGAGGCGCTGCACGAGACGGTACGGCGGGCCGAGGGCACGCGCTGCCGCATCTATGCGCCGGTCGGCGCGCATTCCGACCTGCTTGCCTATCTGGTCCGCCGGCTGCTCGAAAACGGCGCCAACTCCTCCTTCGTGCACCAGCTCACCGATGAGGAGGTCGAGCCGGAGGAGATCGCTCGCGACCCGCTCGAAACGGTCGAGAAGCAGGGTCCCGCCGCCAACCCGGCGATCGCCCAGCCGTCGGCGATCTTCGGCGCCGGCCGCCGCAATTCGAAGGGGTTCGACATCACCGACACCGTCACGCTGGCTTCGATCGAGACGGCCAGGGCGGCGTTCGCAGGACCGGATCGCTGGCACGCCAAGCCGATCACGCGGGCCGCCGGCTACGGCAAGCAGTGCCCGGTGGTCAATCCGGCAAAGCCCGACGAGGTGGTCGGCACGGTAACCGAGGCCACCGCCAAGCAGGTCGCGACCGCCGTGCGCATCGCCGTGGAAGCGCAGCCGGCATGGGCGAAGCGTGCCGTTGCCGAGCGCGCCGCCATCCTCAACCGCGCCGCCGATCTCTATGAGGCGAACGCCGTCGAGTTCTTCGCGCTCGCCACCCGCGAGGCCGGCAAATCATTGGCCGACGGTGTCGCCGAAGTGCGCGAAGCGGTCGATTTCCTGCGCTATTACGCAGCCGAAGCCGCCAATGCCGAACCGGGCACGCAAGCGCGCGGTGCGATCGCCTGCATCTCGCCGTGGAACTTTCCGCTCGCCATCTTCACCGGCCAGATCGCGGCGGCACTCGTCACCGGCAATTCGGTCATCGCCAAGCCGGCCGAGCAGACGCCACTGATCGCCTTCCGCGCCGTCGAATTGCTGCGCGAGGCCGGCGTGCCGGAAGACGTCATCCAGCTTCTGCCCGGCGACGGCCCCTCGGTTGGTGGCCCGCTGACCGCCGATCCGCGCATTGCCGGCGTCTGCTTCACCGGCTCGACCGAGGTCGCCAAGCTGATCGAAAAGCAGTTGGCCGAGACCGCCGCGCCCGACGCCATGCTGATCGCCGAGACCGGCGGGTTGAATGCGATGATCGTCGATTCCACCGCGCTTCCCGAGCAGGCGGTGCGCGACATCCTCGCCTCGGCTTTCCAGAGCGCTGGCCAGCGCTGCTCGGCACTGCGCGTGCTCTATGTGCAGAAGGACGTCGAGAAGAAAATGCTGGAGATGCTGAAGGGCGCGATGGAAGCGCTCAGCGTCGGCGATCCCTGGCAGATCTCCACCGATGTCGGCCCGGTCATCGATGGCGAGGCCCAAAAATCGATCCGCGACTATTGCACCAGGATGGGCCTGCAAGGCCGGCTGATCGCCAAGCTCGAAGCGCCGAAGAACGGCCGCTTCGTCGCGCCGCATGTCTTTCGGGTCAAGGGCATCGAGGACATGGAGCGCGAAGTGTTCGGGCCGGTGCTGCATGTCGCCGCGTTCGACGCCGACGACGTCGATGCGGTCATCGCCGCGATCAACCGCAAGGGTTATGGCCTGACCTTTGGCCTGCACACCCGCATCGAAGGCCGCGCCCAGCATTTTGTCGACGGCATCCATGCCGGCAACATCTACGTCAACCGCAACCAGATCGGCGCCGTGGTCGGCTCGCAGCCGTTCGGCGGCGAAGGGCTTTCCGGCACCGGACCGAAGGCCGGCGGGCCGCACTATCTCAGGCGCTTCCGCAAGGGGCCGGAAGCGGGCTCGCCTATCCTTGACGGCCGCAAGGTGACGGCGACCGAACTCGCCGACAATCTGCCGGATCCGGCGCTGGGCGACTGGTCGACGCGGGCGGACCGCGTGGCCGTGCTCAGAAAGCACTTGCGCGGCAAGGGTGCTGCGGCCGTCGGTGCCGCCGCCGGCATCGATTTCGGCCAGGTCGACCTGCCCGGACCGACCGGCGAGGCCAACACGCTGTCGCTGTCGCCGCGCGGACGTGTGCTCTGCCTGGGGCCGGACGCCGACACGCTGCTTGCCCAGGCGATCCAGGCGCTCGCGGCCGGCAATGCGGTGCTGGCCGTCGCGCCGGGTGCGCCGGCGGCACTGTCGGCGCTGACCGGCAAAGGCCTGCCGCTGGCGGCCATAGACGGCCGCCCCGACCCGGTCGAGGCGCGCTCGCTGCGCGTCGACGTCGTCGCCTTTTCCGGCACGCCCGAGGCCGCGCGCATCGTGCGGAAAGTTATCGCCGACCGCGCCGGCCCGATCGTGCCGCTGGTCAGCGAAGTGCTCAACCCGGCGGCTTATGCTCATGAAAGGGCTGTCTGCGTCGACACCACGGCCGCGGGCGGCAATGCCAGCCTGCTGGCCGCGGCCTGA
- a CDS encoding Lrp/AsnC ligand binding domain-containing protein has product MTEDQLDRIDRNILSALGSNGRLSMSELAAKVGLSKTPVQARVKRLEKDGVIRGYQAIIDRERMGEGHVAFVQVKLSDTRSAALDAFNRAVQAVPEIEQCHMMASSFDYLLKVRTTDIAAYRRVLGERISALPHVAQTSTFVAMETVKDR; this is encoded by the coding sequence ATGACAGAAGACCAATTGGACCGCATCGACAGGAACATCCTGTCGGCGCTGGGCAGCAATGGGCGGCTTTCCATGTCGGAACTGGCGGCAAAGGTCGGCCTGTCGAAGACGCCGGTGCAGGCGCGGGTCAAGCGGCTGGAAAAGGACGGCGTCATCCGCGGCTACCAGGCGATCATCGACCGCGAGCGCATGGGCGAAGGCCATGTCGCCTTCGTCCAGGTGAAATTGTCCGATACCCGTTCGGCCGCGCTCGACGCCTTCAACCGCGCCGTGCAGGCGGTGCCGGAGATCGAGCAGTGCCACATGATGGCGTCGAGCTTCGACTATCTGCTGAAGGTCCGCACCACCGACATCGCCGCCTATCGCCGCGTTCTCGGCGAGCGCATCTCCGCCCTGCCCCACGTCGCCCAGACCTCGACCTTCGTGGCGATGGAGACGGTGAAGGATCGGTAG
- a CDS encoding GIY-YIG nuclease family protein, whose protein sequence is MTASQKRGTIYIGVTNDLGRRMPEHKSGQGSRFTSRYGVQRLVWYEEHFDIRDAIQRERSLKRWPRQWKIELIEKANPEWFELFRGTGW, encoded by the coding sequence ATGACCGCGAGCCAGAAGCGCGGCACGATCTACATCGGCGTCACCAACGATCTCGGTCGCCGCATGCCGGAGCACAAATCCGGCCAAGGCTCGCGCTTCACCAGCCGCTACGGTGTGCAGCGTCTGGTCTGGTACGAGGAGCATTTCGACATTCGCGATGCCATCCAGCGCGAGAGGTCGCTGAAGCGCTGGCCGCGTCAGTGGAAGATCGAACTGATCGAGAAGGCCAATCCAGAGTGGTTCGAGCTTTTTCGCGGAACGGGTTGGTAG
- a CDS encoding sugar kinase, which produces MTGIGVASIGECMLELSGQAGPNWRMGFAGDTFNTLWALHALSGDRPATYVSAFGDDPFSRDQIDFFAQNGIGIGASPVIAGARPGLYAITLTGAERSFTYWRGDAAARQLASDAAALEKSLENQALVYFSGITLAILDDAARKTLLAVAAKARAAGSLVAFDPNYRPRLWRQQEEAQAAILDALAVADIALPTFPDEQMLFGDATPRATAQRLGELVGEVVVKNGEEPALIAANGASQSVPAVHVAAPVDTTGAGDSFNGAYLAARLAGHAPAEAVLRAHRVAASVVQVRGALAPFETLRAAFEDQAG; this is translated from the coding sequence ATGACTGGAATAGGCGTCGCCTCGATCGGTGAATGCATGCTCGAACTTTCAGGCCAGGCGGGGCCGAACTGGCGCATGGGTTTTGCCGGCGACACGTTCAACACGCTGTGGGCGCTGCATGCGCTGAGCGGCGACCGGCCGGCGACCTATGTCTCGGCCTTCGGCGACGACCCGTTCTCGCGCGACCAGATCGATTTCTTCGCGCAAAACGGCATCGGCATCGGCGCCAGCCCGGTCATAGCAGGCGCACGGCCCGGCCTCTATGCGATCACGCTGACCGGCGCCGAACGCTCCTTCACCTACTGGCGCGGCGACGCGGCCGCAAGGCAGCTTGCCTCCGACGCGGCGGCCTTGGAGAAAAGCCTTGAAAATCAGGCGCTTGTCTACTTTTCCGGAATCACTTTGGCAATTCTGGATGACGCCGCGCGCAAGACATTGCTGGCAGTTGCGGCCAAGGCACGCGCCGCCGGCTCACTTGTCGCCTTCGATCCCAACTACCGGCCACGGTTGTGGCGCCAACAGGAGGAAGCGCAGGCCGCGATCCTCGATGCGCTCGCAGTCGCCGACATCGCGCTGCCGACCTTTCCCGACGAGCAGATGCTGTTCGGCGACGCAACGCCGCGGGCAACCGCGCAACGGCTTGGCGAATTGGTCGGCGAAGTCGTCGTCAAGAACGGCGAGGAGCCGGCGTTGATCGCCGCGAACGGAGCGTCGCAATCCGTGCCGGCCGTGCATGTCGCCGCCCCCGTTGACACGACCGGCGCCGGCGATTCCTTCAACGGCGCCTATCTCGCCGCCCGGCTTGCCGGCCATGCCCCGGCCGAGGCCGTGCTGCGCGCGCATCGCGTCGCAGCAAGCGTCGTCCAGGTGCGCGGCGCGCTGGCGCCGTTCGAGACGCTGAGGGCGGCGTTCGAAGATCAGGCAGGCTGA